The Georgenia faecalis genome includes a window with the following:
- a CDS encoding DMT family transporter, whose protein sequence is MSAPPVTRPFAPHGRAPRLAVAAAGVTVLLWASAFVVIRVIGTDIGPGPMALGRVAVAALALTPFVLRRRGLRLPRGRTLALVVVYGVMWFAAYNVALNAAERSIDAGTAALVVNVAPILIAVGAAVLLKEGFSLPLLGGCVVALAGVALMSAGSGSGSGGDGEPVGLLLALLAAVLYAASVLIQKRLLGRIDALTVTWFGCVVGTVVLLPFAPALAAEAGRAPGSAVLGTVYLGLFPTAVAFTTWAYALTHVPAGRLGVIGYVVTVVAVLLSWALLGEVPTGLVLAGGALCLVGVAVSRLPDRRASTG, encoded by the coding sequence GTGAGCGCGCCCCCCGTGACCCGTCCGTTCGCCCCGCACGGCCGGGCGCCGCGGCTTGCCGTCGCCGCGGCCGGCGTCACCGTGCTGCTCTGGGCGTCGGCGTTCGTCGTCATCCGGGTCATCGGGACGGACATCGGTCCGGGTCCCATGGCCCTGGGCCGGGTGGCCGTCGCGGCGCTGGCCCTCACCCCCTTCGTCCTGCGCCGGCGCGGGCTGCGCCTGCCGCGGGGCCGGACCCTCGCCCTCGTCGTGGTCTACGGCGTCATGTGGTTCGCCGCGTACAACGTCGCGCTCAACGCGGCCGAGCGGTCGATCGACGCGGGCACGGCGGCCCTCGTCGTCAACGTCGCGCCGATCCTCATCGCCGTCGGCGCCGCCGTCCTCCTCAAGGAGGGCTTCTCGCTGCCGTTGCTCGGCGGGTGCGTCGTCGCGCTCGCCGGGGTGGCGCTCATGTCCGCGGGCTCGGGCTCGGGCTCGGGCGGCGACGGCGAGCCGGTCGGTCTCCTGCTCGCCCTCCTCGCCGCCGTCCTCTACGCCGCCTCGGTCCTCATCCAGAAGAGGCTCCTCGGGCGCATCGACGCGCTCACCGTCACCTGGTTCGGCTGCGTCGTCGGGACGGTCGTCCTGCTGCCGTTCGCCCCGGCGCTCGCCGCCGAGGCGGGTCGGGCACCCGGCAGCGCCGTGCTCGGCACGGTCTACCTCGGCCTCTTCCCCACGGCGGTGGCCTTCACGACGTGGGCCTATGCCCTCACCCACGTGCCCGCCGGGCGGCTGGGGGTCATCGGCTACGTCGTCACCGTCGTGGCGGTGCTCCTGTCCTGGGCGCTCCTCGGCGAGGTCCCCACCGGCCTCGTCCTCGCCGGCGGCGCGCTCTGCCTCGTCGGGGTGGCGGTGAGCCGCCTGCCCGACCGGCGAGCGTCCACCGGCTGA
- a CDS encoding extracellular solute-binding protein, with protein MTITRTTTRRRLAGSAAALTAATLVLAACSGGGGSSSDGGAEAPEEAEMPNYVPVDYVEPDFPSVNGSTAGYTQVPAELVDSVTETPGTGETFTLLTPIWQAIPPVEGNEYFEAINERLGSTLEYQMVAGNDYNERLATILASPDDVPDWVSVFGWNPPPRFDQAVEGVFQDLTEYIAGDAIEAYPNLANLPTEAWQFGVFNGRTYGVPVPGELVTDALFYRADILAELGLEPPETASELLEVARAVTDPAEQRWAFNDPWVAATLMFGVPPKWQIGEDGELIHRYETEEYRAALEFVTQLYSEGLVHPDAVADNSADAKQRFESGNVVLHYDGVGGWAEMAGRISTAFGDDEVRMLPLSNLHADDGEPVRYPGNPANFFSFFKKSDDPERIEELLRIANFFAAPFGTTEYNLVQNGVEGVHYTVDENGAPQPTEQSGTEIAKVTTHAVAPPVANTRLDDPTYVENYTTWMAGEAENLVETPFYAQQIVEPAQFATLGQPFSDLEKDIARGRQDISALDTALENWRTSGGDELRAFYQDILDNQ; from the coding sequence ATGACCATCACCCGCACCACCACGCGGCGTCGGCTCGCCGGGAGCGCAGCAGCGCTCACGGCCGCCACGCTCGTCCTGGCCGCCTGCTCCGGCGGCGGAGGCAGCAGCTCCGACGGCGGCGCCGAGGCCCCCGAAGAGGCCGAGATGCCCAACTACGTCCCGGTCGACTACGTCGAGCCCGACTTCCCGAGCGTCAACGGCTCGACCGCCGGGTACACGCAGGTCCCCGCCGAGCTCGTCGACAGCGTCACCGAGACGCCCGGCACCGGTGAGACCTTCACCCTGCTCACGCCCATCTGGCAGGCCATCCCGCCCGTCGAGGGCAACGAGTACTTCGAGGCGATCAACGAGCGCCTCGGCTCCACGCTCGAGTACCAGATGGTCGCGGGCAACGACTACAACGAGCGCCTCGCGACGATCCTCGCCTCCCCCGACGACGTGCCGGACTGGGTCTCGGTCTTCGGCTGGAACCCCCCGCCGCGCTTCGACCAGGCGGTCGAGGGCGTCTTCCAGGACCTCACCGAGTACATCGCCGGCGACGCCATCGAGGCGTACCCGAACCTCGCGAACCTGCCCACCGAGGCGTGGCAGTTCGGCGTGTTCAACGGTCGCACCTACGGCGTCCCGGTCCCCGGCGAGCTGGTGACCGACGCCCTCTTCTACCGCGCCGACATCCTCGCCGAGCTCGGCCTCGAGCCCCCGGAGACCGCCTCCGAGCTCCTCGAGGTCGCCCGGGCGGTCACCGACCCGGCCGAGCAGCGCTGGGCCTTCAACGACCCGTGGGTCGCCGCCACCCTCATGTTCGGTGTGCCGCCGAAGTGGCAGATCGGTGAGGACGGCGAGCTCATCCACCGGTACGAGACCGAGGAGTACCGGGCGGCGCTGGAGTTCGTCACCCAGCTCTACTCCGAGGGCCTCGTCCACCCCGACGCCGTCGCGGACAACTCCGCCGACGCCAAGCAGCGCTTCGAGTCCGGCAACGTCGTCCTGCACTACGACGGCGTCGGCGGCTGGGCCGAGATGGCCGGGCGGATCTCCACCGCGTTCGGTGACGACGAGGTGCGCATGCTGCCCCTGTCGAACCTCCACGCCGACGACGGCGAGCCGGTCCGCTACCCCGGTAACCCGGCGAACTTCTTCAGCTTCTTCAAGAAGTCGGACGACCCGGAGCGGATCGAGGAGCTCCTGCGCATCGCCAACTTCTTCGCCGCGCCGTTCGGCACGACGGAGTACAACCTCGTCCAGAACGGCGTCGAGGGCGTCCACTACACCGTCGACGAGAACGGTGCGCCGCAGCCCACCGAGCAGTCCGGCACCGAGATCGCCAAGGTGACCACGCACGCGGTGGCGCCCCCGGTCGCCAACACGCGGCTCGACGACCCCACCTACGTGGAGAACTACACGACGTGGATGGCCGGCGAGGCCGAGAACCTCGTCGAGACCCCGTTCTACGCCCAGCAGATCGTCGAGCCGGCGCAGTTCGCCACCCTCGGCCAGCCCTTCTCCGACCTGGAGAAGGACATCGCGCGGGGCCGCCAGGACATCAGCGCCCTCGACACGGCGCTGGAGAACTGGCGGACGTCCGGCGGTGACGAGCTGCGCGCCTTCTACCAGGACATCCTGGACAACCAGTGA
- a CDS encoding ABC transporter permease encodes MTSEPTRPDGASTSTVEAPRAGARRRRRRGRADGVPEQRLSLRQRLRRDRTLLIMVAPALILVLLFMYVPMAGNVVAWQEYSPYLGIGESPWVGWHNFARIFTDAAFLNAVKNTLLITTFQLIFYFPIPIMLALLLNSVFSPAIRTTIQSIVYLPHFFSWVLIVTIFQQIFGGAGLVNRILTENGFAPFDLMTDPNSFLVLVTSQAIWKDAGWGMIIFLAALSTVDPALYEASVVDGANRWRRIWHITLPALRPVIILLLILRLGDALTVGFEQLILQRGAVGAGVSEVIDTFVYYQGVVAGDWSFAAAAGLVKGLVSLALVLGANKLAHVFGEAGVYRRA; translated from the coding sequence GTGACCTCCGAGCCCACACGGCCCGACGGCGCCTCGACCTCCACGGTCGAGGCGCCGCGGGCCGGCGCGCGCCGCCGGCGGCGCCGGGGCCGGGCCGACGGGGTGCCGGAGCAGCGGCTCTCGCTGCGCCAGCGGCTCCGGCGCGACCGGACGCTGCTCATCATGGTGGCGCCGGCCCTCATCCTCGTCCTGCTCTTCATGTACGTCCCCATGGCGGGCAACGTCGTCGCCTGGCAGGAATACTCCCCGTACCTCGGGATCGGCGAGAGCCCGTGGGTGGGCTGGCACAACTTCGCCCGGATCTTCACGGACGCCGCGTTCCTCAACGCGGTGAAGAACACGCTGCTCATCACCACGTTCCAGCTGATCTTCTACTTCCCGATCCCGATCATGCTGGCGCTGCTCCTCAACAGCGTCTTCTCGCCGGCGATCCGGACGACGATCCAGTCGATCGTCTACCTTCCCCACTTCTTCTCGTGGGTCCTCATCGTCACGATCTTCCAGCAGATCTTCGGCGGTGCGGGGCTGGTCAACCGGATCCTCACCGAGAACGGCTTCGCGCCCTTCGACCTCATGACGGACCCCAACTCCTTCCTCGTCCTCGTCACCTCGCAGGCGATCTGGAAGGACGCCGGGTGGGGAATGATCATCTTCCTGGCGGCCCTGAGCACGGTCGACCCCGCCCTGTACGAGGCGTCGGTGGTCGACGGCGCCAACCGGTGGCGGCGGATCTGGCACATCACGCTGCCGGCGCTGCGGCCCGTCATCATCCTGCTGCTCATCCTGCGCCTGGGCGACGCGCTCACGGTCGGGTTCGAGCAGCTCATCCTCCAGCGCGGCGCCGTGGGCGCCGGGGTCTCCGAGGTCATCGACACGTTCGTCTACTACCAGGGCGTCGTCGCCGGTGACTGGTCGTTCGCGGCCGCGGCCGGCCTGGTCAAGGGCCTCGTCTCACTCGCCCTCGTCCTGGGGGCCAACAAGCTGGCACACGTCTTTGGAGAAGCGGGGGTGTACCGACGCGCATGA
- a CDS encoding hydroxyacid dehydrogenase, translating into MRTRPRPEAMLVMDARAFGMQFGPTELARLDDLAATGELAYVDELDSAAARRRLREVEVLITSWGAPGLTEERLADAPRLRAVFHSAGSVRHLVSEELWRRDILVTTAATANAVAVAEFTLAAIIFAGKKAPFLAADARSHRDSWGYVDARGSLTNRGRVVGIVGFSRVGRQVVDRLAALEVADVLVYDPVVPADEIRAAGGTPVALAELLAAADIVSLHAPALAESRRMIGAAELALLPAGATLINTARGQLVDTPALERECATGRINAMLDVTDPEPLPASSVLYDLPNVMITPHIAGSLGSETQRMVESALGELERYVDGLPPLDPVARRTLGVSA; encoded by the coding sequence ATGCGCACCCGACCGAGGCCGGAAGCCATGCTCGTCATGGACGCCAGGGCCTTCGGCATGCAGTTCGGGCCCACCGAGCTCGCCCGCCTCGACGACCTCGCCGCGACCGGGGAGCTCGCCTACGTCGACGAGCTCGACAGCGCCGCCGCGCGCCGCCGGCTGCGCGAGGTGGAGGTCCTCATCACGTCATGGGGCGCCCCGGGCCTCACCGAGGAGCGGCTCGCGGACGCGCCCCGCCTGCGGGCCGTGTTCCACAGCGCGGGCAGCGTCCGCCACCTCGTGTCGGAGGAGCTGTGGCGCCGGGACATCCTCGTCACCACCGCGGCGACCGCGAACGCCGTCGCCGTCGCCGAGTTCACGCTCGCCGCGATCATCTTCGCCGGCAAGAAGGCCCCGTTCCTCGCGGCCGACGCCCGGTCCCACCGCGACTCCTGGGGCTACGTCGACGCCCGCGGCTCCCTCACCAACCGCGGCCGGGTCGTCGGGATCGTGGGGTTCTCGCGCGTTGGCCGCCAGGTCGTGGACCGGCTGGCCGCGCTCGAGGTGGCCGACGTCCTCGTCTACGACCCCGTCGTCCCCGCCGACGAGATCCGCGCCGCGGGCGGGACGCCCGTGGCGCTCGCCGAGCTGCTCGCGGCCGCCGACATCGTCTCGCTGCACGCCCCTGCGCTCGCGGAGTCGCGACGGATGATCGGGGCCGCCGAGCTCGCCCTCCTGCCCGCCGGCGCCACGCTCATCAACACGGCGCGTGGCCAGCTCGTCGACACCCCTGCCCTGGAGCGGGAGTGCGCGACCGGCCGGATCAACGCCATGCTCGACGTCACCGACCCAGAGCCGCTCCCGGCCTCGTCCGTCCTCTACGACCTGCCCAACGTCATGATCACGCCGCACATCGCGGGATCGCTGGGCTCGGAGACGCAGCGGATGGTCGAGTCGGCGCTCGGCGAGCTCGAACGGTACGTTGACGGGCTGCCCCCGCTCGACCCGGTCGCCCGCCGCACCCTGGGGGTCAGCGCATGA
- a CDS encoding LacI family DNA-binding transcriptional regulator, with translation MGPELLPALPSQRRERLLRLLDRGDIQRVADLATALEVAPVTVRRDIAFLAAQGQVRRVRGGAVAMERAADLPAMGAGDGQATSIGIVVPSMKYYWPDVVRGAREAAQALGVRLVLRGSTYDARIDRRNLARLVDSVGVAGLVIAPMTSGEEGEELVRWMQELTVPIVLAERTAVRGDYGQPMDSVTSNHELGAGMALRLLAQLGHRRIGLVTVAKSPTTPALRAGWRAVCAELGLETAGVPDVDTEDYGSPTWPETLDAVLDATLSSRTTALLVHSDAEAIELLGRCDERGIRVPEDLSVIAYDDEVASMATPPLTAVHPPKTEIGRAAVELLANRVRTPETVHTQRIVITPELRVRQSTAPPAQVH, from the coding sequence ATGGGTCCGGAACTGCTGCCGGCCCTGCCGTCACAGCGGCGCGAGAGGCTTCTCCGGCTTCTTGACCGGGGGGACATCCAGCGGGTCGCCGACCTTGCCACCGCCCTCGAGGTGGCCCCGGTGACCGTGCGGCGGGACATCGCGTTCCTCGCCGCCCAGGGCCAGGTCCGCCGCGTCCGCGGCGGTGCCGTGGCGATGGAGCGGGCCGCGGACCTCCCCGCCATGGGCGCCGGCGACGGGCAGGCGACGAGCATCGGGATCGTCGTGCCGTCGATGAAGTACTACTGGCCCGACGTCGTGCGCGGGGCCCGCGAGGCGGCGCAGGCGCTCGGCGTCCGGCTGGTGCTGCGGGGCTCCACCTACGACGCGCGGATCGACCGGCGCAACCTCGCTCGTCTCGTCGACAGCGTCGGCGTCGCCGGCCTCGTCATCGCGCCGATGACCTCCGGCGAGGAGGGCGAGGAGCTGGTCCGGTGGATGCAGGAGCTCACCGTTCCGATCGTCCTCGCCGAACGCACCGCCGTGCGCGGGGACTACGGCCAGCCGATGGACTCGGTGACCTCGAACCACGAGCTCGGCGCGGGGATGGCGCTGCGGCTCCTCGCCCAGCTCGGGCACCGCCGCATCGGCCTGGTCACCGTGGCGAAGAGCCCCACCACGCCGGCCTTGCGTGCGGGGTGGCGCGCGGTCTGCGCGGAGCTGGGCCTGGAGACCGCGGGGGTCCCGGACGTCGACACCGAGGACTACGGCTCACCGACCTGGCCCGAGACGCTCGATGCGGTCCTCGACGCCACCCTCTCGAGCCGGACGACCGCCCTCCTCGTGCACTCCGACGCCGAGGCGATCGAGCTCCTGGGCCGGTGCGACGAGCGGGGCATCCGGGTGCCGGAGGACCTGTCGGTCATCGCCTACGACGACGAGGTCGCCTCGATGGCCACCCCGCCCCTCACCGCCGTCCACCCGCCCAAGACCGAGATCGGCCGCGCCGCCGTCGAGCTCCTGGCGAACCGCGTCCGCACGCCGGAGACCGTCCACACGCAGCGCATCGTCATCACGCCCGAGCTCCGGGTGCGCCAGTCGACCGCCCCGCCGGCCCAGGTCCACTAG
- a CDS encoding DUF2264 domain-containing protein, producing the protein MTRPDLAPLTGWDRARWADLADRMLLAVREHASPDHARIVPPGAPAAFGPDVAGLEGFARTFLLAGFRLAGDGGEDRLGLAQWYADGLAAGTDPGNPGRWVRPAESGQAKVEAASIALILDMTRPWIWDRLDPAVQQQVVDYLAVVVGDDGYPHNNWRWFRIVVQTFLRSVGGPWSREDIETDLALLDSFVRADGWISDGPLRAYDHYAGWALHLYPALWARMWGAQDLAAGRVERDRERLDRYLLDAVRLVGADGAPLLQGRSLVYRFATAAPFWAGAMSRVPSLSPGLLRRAASGVLAHFAPHVDRDGTALLTLGWHGPWPAMAQHYSGPSSPYWAAKGMLGLALPATDPVWTSTEEPLPHERADQLFTASAPGWLVSATRADGIVRVVNHGTDYASPGDQGGDAPAYAQLGYSTATSPRLTADARTDPIEQSVALIDAAGRATHRTGFTPGGVDLHADGATAAVGGSVARAHWFTEAPGHLDYGPGPAGEATDVALLRTVSVLRGPWEVRLVRVEALPDGPAPADGLTLRVGGWAVSGDGPGQDRCRPDDVLAAAGVAGLRSVAVGAAGFETAGVRRERDVSPLGGTTLTPWVSAPAVLDRWYAAILGLERAPADGDARLPEVTLPAAADRVGVRWPDGACSTVPLTGVTPAAEDLTRQGAAMSPG; encoded by the coding sequence ATGACGCGCCCCGACCTCGCACCGCTCACCGGGTGGGACCGGGCGCGCTGGGCCGACCTCGCCGACCGCATGCTCCTCGCCGTCCGCGAGCACGCCTCACCCGACCACGCACGCATCGTCCCCCCCGGCGCCCCGGCGGCCTTCGGTCCCGACGTCGCCGGGCTCGAGGGGTTCGCCCGCACCTTCCTCCTGGCGGGGTTCCGCCTCGCCGGCGACGGGGGCGAGGACCGGCTCGGCCTCGCCCAGTGGTACGCCGACGGGCTCGCCGCCGGGACCGACCCCGGGAACCCGGGCCGGTGGGTCCGACCCGCCGAGTCCGGCCAGGCCAAGGTCGAGGCGGCCTCCATCGCGCTCATCCTCGACATGACCCGCCCGTGGATCTGGGACCGCCTCGACCCGGCCGTCCAGCAGCAGGTGGTCGACTACCTCGCCGTCGTCGTGGGCGACGACGGCTACCCCCACAACAACTGGCGCTGGTTCCGCATCGTCGTCCAGACGTTCCTGCGATCGGTGGGCGGCCCGTGGTCGCGCGAGGACATCGAGACCGACCTCGCGCTGCTCGACTCGTTCGTGCGCGCGGACGGCTGGATCTCCGACGGCCCCCTGCGCGCCTACGACCACTACGCCGGGTGGGCGCTGCACCTGTACCCCGCGCTGTGGGCCCGCATGTGGGGGGCGCAGGACCTCGCCGCCGGCCGGGTCGAGCGGGACCGCGAGCGCCTGGACCGCTACCTCCTCGACGCCGTCCGCCTCGTCGGGGCCGACGGGGCGCCCCTCCTCCAGGGCCGCAGCCTCGTCTACCGCTTCGCCACCGCCGCCCCGTTCTGGGCGGGCGCCATGAGCCGTGTCCCCTCGCTGAGCCCCGGCCTGCTGCGACGGGCCGCGTCCGGCGTCCTCGCGCACTTCGCCCCCCACGTCGACCGGGACGGCACCGCGCTGCTCACCCTCGGCTGGCACGGCCCGTGGCCGGCGATGGCCCAGCACTACTCCGGCCCGTCGTCGCCGTACTGGGCGGCCAAGGGCATGCTCGGCCTCGCCCTGCCGGCCACCGACCCGGTGTGGACGAGCACCGAGGAGCCGCTGCCCCACGAGCGGGCCGACCAGCTCTTCACCGCGAGCGCCCCCGGCTGGCTGGTGAGTGCCACGCGGGCCGACGGCATCGTCCGGGTGGTCAACCACGGCACGGACTACGCCAGCCCCGGCGACCAGGGCGGGGACGCCCCCGCCTACGCGCAGCTCGGCTACTCCACCGCCACCTCGCCGCGGCTGACCGCCGACGCGCGCACCGACCCGATCGAGCAGTCCGTGGCGTTGATCGACGCGGCCGGCCGCGCCACGCACCGCACCGGGTTCACCCCGGGCGGCGTCGACCTCCACGCCGACGGCGCGACGGCGGCCGTCGGGGGGTCCGTGGCCCGCGCCCACTGGTTCACCGAGGCCCCGGGCCACCTCGACTACGGCCCCGGGCCCGCGGGGGAGGCCACCGACGTCGCGCTCCTGCGCACCGTCTCCGTGCTGCGCGGCCCCTGGGAGGTCCGCCTCGTCCGGGTCGAGGCGCTGCCCGACGGCCCGGCGCCGGCGGACGGTCTTACGCTCCGCGTGGGCGGCTGGGCCGTCTCCGGGGACGGCCCCGGCCAGGACCGCTGCCGGCCGGACGACGTGCTCGCCGCGGCCGGTGTCGCGGGCCTGCGCTCGGTCGCCGTCGGGGCCGCCGGGTTCGAGACCGCCGGGGTGCGCCGCGAGCGCGACGTCTCGCCGCTGGGCGGCACCACCCTCACGCCCTGGGTGAGCGCGCCCGCGGTCCTCGACCGGTGGTACGCGGCGATCCTCGGGCTCGAGCGCGCACCGGCCGACGGCGACGCCCGGCTCCCCGAGGTCACCCTGCCGGCCGCCGCGGACCGGGTCGGAGTCCGGTGGCCGGACGGCGCCTGCAGCACCGTCCCCCTCACCGGGGTGACACCGGCGGCCGAGGACCTCACCCGTCAGGGCGCGGCGATGTCCCCCGGCTAG